In Candidatus Thiodiazotropha endoloripes, a single genomic region encodes these proteins:
- the msrB gene encoding peptide-methionine (R)-S-oxide reductase MsrB produces MKRRSLIKLLGVAAVMPVVGHSVFARQGEEMTQMSKLELSEEEWRKRLTPEQFRILREEGTEMPGSSPLLHEKRTGTFVCAGCDYPLFASSTKYESGTGWPSFYDHLPNALGTKKDFKLIWPRTEYHCARCGGHHGHVFNDGPKPTGLRYCNNGVALKFVPDVA; encoded by the coding sequence ATGAAGCGAAGAAGTTTGATCAAACTACTGGGCGTAGCAGCTGTGATGCCGGTCGTCGGTCATTCGGTGTTTGCCAGACAGGGTGAAGAGATGACGCAAATGAGTAAGCTTGAACTGAGCGAGGAGGAGTGGCGCAAGCGCCTGACCCCTGAGCAGTTCCGGATTTTACGAGAGGAGGGAACCGAGATGCCCGGCAGTAGCCCGCTGCTGCATGAAAAGCGCACAGGCACGTTCGTCTGTGCAGGCTGTGATTATCCCCTGTTTGCCTCCAGCACCAAATATGAGAGTGGTACCGGCTGGCCAAGTTTTTATGACCATCTGCCGAATGCCCTGGGTACCAAAAAGGACTTTAAACTCATCTGGCCTCGTACGGAGTACCACTGTGCCCGTTGTGGCGGTCATCATGGTCATGTCTTCAATGATGGGCCGAAACCCACCGGTCTGCGTTACTGTAACAATGGGGTTGCACTGAAGTTTGTGCCGGATGTCGCATGA
- a CDS encoding response regulator transcription factor: protein MQRKLLIVEDEPDIAHLVQKHLQDAGYDADIASNGAAAMELFRKNSYQLVILDLMLPDTDGLTLCRKMRSTEEYVAILMLTAKSTELDRVLGLEMGADDYLTKPFSVPELMARIKALFRRIDALKEGGNNITEQESIKRGGLYIDVNKRSVQVEGELVDLTAREFDLLLFFARHPGRVFSRIQLLDKVWGYNHDGYEHTVNSHINRLRSKIEKDPSEPQYVLTVWGVGYKFRDQRSES from the coding sequence ATGCAACGTAAGTTACTGATCGTCGAAGATGAGCCGGATATTGCCCATCTGGTGCAAAAACATCTGCAGGATGCCGGATACGACGCGGATATCGCGAGTAATGGCGCAGCAGCCATGGAGCTGTTCAGAAAAAACAGCTATCAATTGGTGATACTCGATTTGATGCTGCCCGATACGGATGGTTTGACCCTGTGCCGCAAGATGCGCAGTACCGAAGAGTATGTGGCGATTCTGATGCTGACAGCCAAGTCGACCGAGCTCGACCGGGTGTTGGGTCTGGAGATGGGAGCGGATGACTATCTGACCAAGCCCTTCAGCGTGCCTGAACTGATGGCCCGTATCAAAGCGCTGTTTCGGCGTATCGATGCCTTGAAGGAAGGTGGTAATAACATCACCGAGCAGGAGAGTATCAAACGGGGCGGTCTCTATATCGATGTCAACAAACGCTCGGTTCAGGTCGAGGGCGAACTGGTGGACTTAACGGCAAGAGAGTTCGATCTGCTGCTGTTTTTCGCCCGCCATCCCGGCCGGGTATTCAGTCGCATTCAACTGCTCGACAAGGTTTGGGGCTACAACCATGATGGTTACGAGCACACGGTGAACTCCCATATCAATCGATTACGCTCAAAGATCGAGAAAGATCCGTCTGAACCGCAATATGTGTTGACGGTATGGGGTGTGGGATACAAGTTTCGTGATCAACGGAGTGAATCGTGA
- the rimP gene encoding ribosome maturation factor RimP gives MRSAPEQLKTLIRQEVELLGYELVGLELTGQGKGGSLLRVYIDHAEGILLDDCVQVSHQISGVLDVEDPIKERYQLEVSSPGMDRPLFEEAHFERFKGSKVRLKTRTKIDGRHRFTGELGGVEDSQVLIEEDGTLYRIPIEMIDSARVIPEF, from the coding sequence ATGAGGTCTGCGCCAGAACAACTGAAAACGCTCATACGTCAGGAGGTCGAACTTCTGGGCTATGAGTTAGTGGGCCTGGAGCTGACCGGGCAGGGCAAGGGCGGGTCCCTGTTGCGGGTCTATATCGACCATGCGGAAGGCATCTTGCTGGATGATTGTGTACAGGTCAGTCATCAGATCAGTGGTGTGCTTGATGTGGAAGACCCAATCAAGGAGCGCTATCAACTTGAGGTCTCGTCACCAGGTATGGACAGGCCGCTGTTTGAAGAGGCGCACTTTGAACGATTCAAAGGCAGCAAGGTGCGCCTTAAAACCCGTACCAAGATTGATGGCCGACACCGATTCACTGGTGAATTGGGCGGTGTGGAAGATAGTCAGGTTTTAATTGAAGAAGACGGGACACTCTATCGAATACCGATCGAGATGATCGATTCGGCTCGAGTAATACCGGAATTTTGA
- a CDS encoding sensor histidine kinase: MRSGSSRDREVHMFQSLYARLSLALIGLFLVIGLLYTLITLVTTNRYMQEITQHFNQDLAQRIVADRRLVIDGEMNDLALKKTFSDYMDINPSIEIYLLDKQGTILAFSADAGKVKRKQVDLAPIEAFLRGEGFPLLGDDPRSHERRKAFSVTEVPAGDMPAGYLYVVLRGEEYDNAEQAVLDSYALRYSAGSVAVSMGFGLLTGLLLFHWLTRRLQRLSSVMTAFQQSGFTSHQQFPERFDPGGDEVERLGAAFEEMAQRIADQWGQLKQQDKLRRELVAQVSHDLRTPLAVLHGYLETLHMEQGERDGESQQDYLSIALKQSERLKGMLEDLFELAQLEARETKPVCEPMALAELVQDVIQKFQLPAQQHQVEVKWHLPQSPPQVKADFAMTERVLDNLIGNAIDHCEAGGRVTLNISQQADFALVEVMDDGQGIDEAELSHLFEPFFRKRKQGKEGGHAGLGLAIARRMVELQGGTISATNNPHGGACFSFTLPLA, translated from the coding sequence TTGAGGTCCGGCAGCAGCCGGGATCGTGAGGTGCACATGTTTCAATCCCTCTATGCCCGTCTCTCGCTTGCCCTGATCGGCCTGTTTCTGGTAATCGGGCTTCTCTATACCCTGATCACCCTGGTCACCACCAATCGCTATATGCAGGAGATCACCCAGCACTTCAACCAGGATCTGGCGCAACGCATCGTGGCGGATCGCCGCCTGGTGATCGATGGGGAGATGAACGATTTGGCGCTGAAGAAAACCTTCAGCGACTACATGGACATCAATCCGAGTATCGAGATCTATCTGCTGGACAAGCAGGGGACGATTCTCGCCTTCTCGGCCGATGCGGGAAAGGTAAAACGCAAGCAGGTCGACCTGGCGCCTATCGAAGCCTTTCTGCGGGGTGAAGGCTTTCCCCTGCTGGGGGATGACCCCCGTTCCCATGAAAGGCGGAAAGCGTTCTCCGTGACAGAGGTACCGGCCGGCGATATGCCTGCCGGTTACCTCTATGTGGTGCTCAGGGGCGAAGAGTACGATAACGCTGAACAGGCGGTATTGGACAGCTATGCGTTACGCTACAGCGCCGGTTCCGTGGCGGTGAGTATGGGCTTTGGTCTGCTCACCGGACTGTTGCTGTTTCACTGGCTGACACGTCGCCTGCAACGACTCTCCAGTGTGATGACGGCCTTCCAGCAGAGTGGTTTTACCAGTCATCAACAGTTCCCGGAGCGTTTTGATCCAGGCGGAGATGAAGTCGAACGACTGGGTGCTGCGTTCGAGGAGATGGCGCAGCGGATCGCCGATCAGTGGGGCCAGCTGAAGCAGCAGGACAAGCTGCGCCGGGAGTTGGTGGCTCAGGTATCCCATGATCTGAGAACCCCATTGGCGGTGCTTCACGGTTATCTCGAAACCCTGCATATGGAGCAGGGGGAGCGCGATGGCGAGTCGCAACAGGACTATCTGAGTATCGCCCTCAAACAGAGCGAACGCCTGAAGGGGATGCTTGAGGATCTGTTTGAGCTGGCCCAGCTGGAGGCGAGAGAGACCAAACCGGTGTGCGAACCGATGGCGTTGGCGGAGCTGGTTCAGGATGTGATTCAGAAGTTTCAGCTGCCGGCGCAGCAGCATCAGGTGGAGGTGAAATGGCATCTGCCCCAGTCACCGCCTCAGGTGAAAGCGGATTTCGCCATGACCGAACGGGTGCTGGACAATCTGATCGGCAATGCGATTGATCATTGTGAGGCGGGAGGCCGTGTCACGCTGAACATTTCTCAACAAGCCGATTTTGCCCTGGTTGAGGTCATGGATGATGGTCAGGGTATCGATGAAGCGGAACTGTCGCACCTGTTCGAGCCGTTTTTCCGTAAGCGCAAACAGGGTAAAGAGGGTGGACATGCCGGCCTCGGGCTTGCGATTGCCCGCCGCATGGTGGAGTTACAGGGCGGCACCATCTCAGCGACCAATAACCCGCATGGCGGAGCCTGTTTCAGCTTCACCCTGCCGCTTGCCTGA
- a CDS encoding DUF1223 domain-containing protein: MITRLGVALLLGMTLPISMTARALTLESPVEQVQLVELFTSHGCSSCPPADRWLGKLESHPGLWQKLIPMAFHVDYWDYLGWQDRFASPAYSQRQRQYRQSGAIRSVYTPGFVVNGKEWRGWFRHPKLELGEAKKVGRLTLDVQPGVAVKAEFSPQAGIDQQGLEANLVILGFDLQSEIGAGENRGRTLSEHFVVLSHGRSRVQTHAGQWSLPWPEFSRSGSKRLAVVLWLSHPESGEPVQAVGGWLPG, translated from the coding sequence ATGATCACCCGGCTTGGCGTGGCACTACTGCTGGGGATGACCCTGCCGATCAGTATGACGGCTCGCGCCCTGACCCTTGAAAGCCCGGTCGAACAGGTACAGCTGGTCGAACTCTTTACCTCACACGGTTGCAGCAGTTGCCCGCCGGCAGACCGCTGGCTGGGAAAACTGGAGAGTCATCCCGGGCTTTGGCAGAAGCTGATTCCGATGGCGTTCCATGTGGACTACTGGGACTATCTGGGTTGGCAGGATCGATTTGCCTCCCCGGCCTATAGTCAACGGCAGCGGCAGTATCGTCAATCGGGCGCCATCCGATCCGTCTATACACCGGGGTTCGTGGTTAACGGCAAGGAGTGGCGAGGCTGGTTTCGTCATCCGAAGCTTGAGCTTGGCGAGGCAAAAAAGGTCGGTCGGTTGACCTTGGATGTGCAGCCCGGTGTTGCTGTTAAGGCCGAATTTTCCCCCCAGGCCGGTATCGATCAACAGGGGCTGGAGGCGAATCTGGTCATTCTCGGCTTTGATCTGCAGAGTGAGATTGGCGCCGGTGAAAACCGCGGCAGGACCCTCAGTGAGCATTTTGTGGTGTTGAGCCACGGCCGCTCCCGGGTGCAGACCCATGCTGGCCAGTGGTCTCTCCCCTGGCCTGAGTTTTCCCGATCGGGCAGCAAGCGCCTGGCGGTTGTGCTCTGGTTGAGCCATCCGGAGAGTGGTGAGCCGGTTCAAGCGGTGGGTGGATGGCTGCCTGGATAG